Within bacterium, the genomic segment AGGACGGCCCGATCGTGCTGACTGGACTTCCAGCGGAGGGATCAGTATAATGACTTGTTACGTGCCTCGTCCCGTGCGGAGCGCGCGATGCCGGTGATGGTCGAGGTGGGCGCGGCGAAGGACTTGCTGGGCCGGGTGGCCACCTCGCGGTCGGGGCGCGACACGGGATCCGTGTACATCGTGGTTCGCGTGGAGAGCCCGACCGTCGTGTTCGTGGCAGACGGGCGGGCCCGCAGCGTCTCACGCCCCAAGCGGAAGAACGTGAAGCACCTCGAGTTGGGCGCGCCGGCCGCCGGCCTGGCGGAACGGCTCGGGGCCGGTCAACCACCCACCGATGAAGAGATCCGGGCGGCGATCGGCGCCGGGACCGGCACGGAATAATCGATGGCCAAGAAGGACGTCATCGAGGTCGAGGGGACCATCGTCGAGGTGCTGCCCAACGCGATGTTTCGTGTGGAACTCTCGTCCGGCCACAAAGTGCTGGCGCACATTTCGGGCAAGATGCGGATTCATTTCATCCGGATCTTGCCGGGCGACCGGGTGAAAGTGGAACTGTCGCCCTATGATCCCACACGGGGGCGTATCACGTATCGCTTCCGGTAGCGAGGCGGAGAGAAGGTGGTGGACGGTGAAGGTACGGGCGTCGGTCAAGCGGATGTGCGAGAAGTGCAAGATCGTCAAGCGGGGCAATCGCGTGCTCGTGATCTGCGACAACCCCAAGCACAAGCAGAAGCAAGGGTAGGAGGGACGCATGGCGCGCATCGCCGGGGTCGATCTGCCGCGTGAAAAGCGAGTCCAGGTGGCGTTGACGTATATCTACGGGATCGGCAAGAGCCGGTCCAACGAGATCCTCCAGATCACCGGGGTGAACCCCGATACGCGCGTCCGCGGCCTCACCGACGAAGAGGTGACGCGGCTGCGCGAGGTCATCGATCGCAACTACAAGGTCGAGGGGGACCTGCGCCGCGACGTGGCGATGGACATCCGGCGCTTGGTCGAGATCGGATCGTACCGGGGCCAGCGCCACCGCAAGGGACTGCCGGTACGCGGCCAGCGGACCCGCACAAACGCGCGCACGCGGAAGGGTCCCCGCAAGACCGTCGGCCGGAGCAAAGCGGCAAAGGTGCCGGCGGCGGCCCCGGCCTAGGCGGGTTCGCGGAGACGACTCGGGAGGGCGAGGATGGCGAAGAGCACACGCGGCAAGCGAAGGGAAAAGAAGAATGTGCCCGCGGGGATCGCGCACATTCAGTCGACGTTCAACAACACGGTCGTGACCATCAGCGACCTCCAGGGCAACGTGCTCGCCTGGGCGAGCGCGGGAACCTCGGGGTTCAAGGGCTCCCGCAAGGGGACCCCCTTCGCCGCGGGTCTCGCCGCGGAGAACGCCGCGCGTAAGGCGATGGAGCAAGGCGTGCGCCAGGTCGAAGTGTTCGTCAAGGGGCCCGGGGCGGGTCGCGAGGCGGCGATCCGATCGCTGCAGGCCGCCGGGCTCGAAGTGAATCTGATCAAGGATGTCACGCCCATCCCGCATGATGGATGCCGTCCGCCCAAGCGGCGGCGGGTGTAGCAAAGGAGGCGCCATGGGTCGGTATCACGAGGCGGTCTGCCGGTTGTGCCGTCGGGAGGGCATGAAGCTCTACCTCAAGGGAGAGAAGTGCTACACCGACAAGTGCCCGGTGGCCAAAGATACGACACCTCCCGGGATGCATGGTCCCAGCCGGCGGAAGCCGTCGGACTTCGCGGTGCGCCTGCGGGAGAAGCAGCGCGCGCGCCGGTTCTATGGGGTGTTCGAGGGGCGGTTCAAGCGCTATTTCCAGCTGGCGGCTCGGTCCAAGGGCACCGTGACGGGCACGCAGCTGCTTCAGCTCTTGGAGACGCGGCTCGACAATGTGGTGTACCGTCTCGGTCTCGGCAGCAGCCGCAAGGAGGCCCGTCTCATGGTGGCCCACGGGCATGTCGTCGTGAACGGCCGGCGCGTGACGGTGCCGAGTTACCAGGTCCGGCCGGGATCGGTGGTGGGGGTGGCGCCGGGGAGCCGGGAGCAACCCCGGTTCAAGGCGCTGCAGGGGGCGGCTCCGGGGCGCGGCCTGCCGGGATGGCTGGAGTACAGTGCGGAACGGTTGGAGGGACGGATGCTCACGCTGCCGTCCCGCGAAGATATCGATGTGCCGGTGCAGGAGCAGTTAATCGTTGAATACTACTCGAGGTAGCGCATTCATGGACATGAACATGCTGATAGGAGCCACGGGGTTGCGCGTTCCAAACGGGGGGTTGGGAGAAGTGTGGGAGACCACGAAGCCCAAGATCGAGTACGCGGAGCTCTCCGATACGTACGGGAAGTTTATCGTGGAGCCGCTGGAGCGAGGATTTGGGGTCACCCTCGGCAATGCCCTGCGGCGGGTCTTGCTGTCCTCCATTTCGGGCGCGGCCGTCACCTCGGTCAAGATCGAAAGCGTGCTGCATGAGTTTTCGACCATTCCGGGGGTCGTCGAGGACGTCACCCAGGTGATCTTGAACCTGAAGGAACTGTCGCTGAAGCTCCACAGCGACAAGCCGAAGCTCCTGCGCCTGGAGGTGCGGGGCAAGAAAGACGTGATCGCGGGGGACCTGCAGCCCGACGCCGAGGTCGAGATCCTCAACCCCGATTTGCACCTCGCCACCCTCGACGGGAAGAGCGCGCACCTGGCGATGGAGTTGGTGGTCGAGCGCGGCAAGGGATACGTGCCGGCCGAGCGCCACCGGAAGAGCGAGCACGTGATCGGCGTCATTCCCGTCGACTCGGTGTTCTCGCCTATTCAAAAGGTCAACTATGTGGTCGAAGACACGCGGGTGGGCCACGCCACCGACTTCGACCGGCTCGTCCTGGAAGTATGGACGGACGGGAGCATCCGGCCGGAGGAGGCGCTCCAAGAATCCGCGCGCCTCTTGATCGACTGCTTCCGCCTCTTTGTCGGCACGGCAGTGACGCCCGAGGTCGCCGTGGGGCCGCAGGCGGATGAGGCGAACAAGATGGCCTCGATGCCCATCGAGGAACTCGACCTCTCCGTCAGGCCGTACAACTGTCTCAAGCGGGCCGGCATCAACACGCTGGGAGACCTCCTGCAGCGGACGGA encodes:
- a CDS encoding KOW domain-containing RNA-binding protein, which gives rise to MPVMVEVGAAKDLLGRVATSRSGRDTGSVYIVVRVESPTVVFVADGRARSVSRPKRKNVKHLELGAPAAGLAERLGAGQPPTDEEIRAAIGAGTGTE
- the infA gene encoding translation initiation factor IF-1 → MAKKDVIEVEGTIVEVLPNAMFRVELSSGHKVLAHISGKMRIHFIRILPGDRVKVELSPYDPTRGRITYRFR
- the rpmJ gene encoding 50S ribosomal protein L36 codes for the protein MKVRASVKRMCEKCKIVKRGNRVLVICDNPKHKQKQG
- the rpsM gene encoding 30S ribosomal protein S13; amino-acid sequence: MARIAGVDLPREKRVQVALTYIYGIGKSRSNEILQITGVNPDTRVRGLTDEEVTRLREVIDRNYKVEGDLRRDVAMDIRRLVEIGSYRGQRHRKGLPVRGQRTRTNARTRKGPRKTVGRSKAAKVPAAAPA
- the rpsK gene encoding 30S ribosomal protein S11, with product MAKSTRGKRREKKNVPAGIAHIQSTFNNTVVTISDLQGNVLAWASAGTSGFKGSRKGTPFAAGLAAENAARKAMEQGVRQVEVFVKGPGAGREAAIRSLQAAGLEVNLIKDVTPIPHDGCRPPKRRRV
- the rpsD gene encoding 30S ribosomal protein S4 is translated as MGRYHEAVCRLCRREGMKLYLKGEKCYTDKCPVAKDTTPPGMHGPSRRKPSDFAVRLREKQRARRFYGVFEGRFKRYFQLAARSKGTVTGTQLLQLLETRLDNVVYRLGLGSSRKEARLMVAHGHVVVNGRRVTVPSYQVRPGSVVGVAPGSREQPRFKALQGAAPGRGLPGWLEYSAERLEGRMLTLPSREDIDVPVQEQLIVEYYSR
- a CDS encoding DNA-directed RNA polymerase subunit alpha, translated to MWETTKPKIEYAELSDTYGKFIVEPLERGFGVTLGNALRRVLLSSISGAAVTSVKIESVLHEFSTIPGVVEDVTQVILNLKELSLKLHSDKPKLLRLEVRGKKDVIAGDLQPDAEVEILNPDLHLATLDGKSAHLAMELVVERGKGYVPAERHRKSEHVIGVIPVDSVFSPIQKVNYVVEDTRVGHATDFDRLVLEVWTDGSIRPEEALQESARLLIDCFRLFVGTAVTPEVAVGPQADEANKMASMPIEELDLSVRPYNCLKRAGINTLGDLLQRTEEEVVNVKNFGRKSLDEVKEKLAALGLELRRRGA